A genome region from Fodinibius salicampi includes the following:
- a CDS encoding alpha-ketoacid dehydrogenase subunit alpha/beta has translation MIRPTKDITKESAHLLYKQLLLPRRIEERMLNLLRQNKISKWFSGMGQEAISVGATYALDDKDYLLPMHRNLGLFTTRGVDLYKLFCQWLGKADGYTGGRDRSFHFGIPEKRIVGMISHLAATMPVADGLALASKLRDDRFVACSFCGDGATSEGEFHEALNLAGVWKLPVIFIIENNGYGLSTPTSEQYACEDLVDRARGYGLGGMKIDGNNIFEVIEAVTKAKKYALNGHPVLIEANTFRMRGHEEASGTFYVPDEKFEKWAEKDPIDRFEEWLKSEGLISGEEELEAIREEVNQQFLPHLDKALKAEDPVFDRQKEEQRLFAPSVLPQYPKAVTSTSEKRFVDAIQFSLKQAFDEDDRFLIMGQDIAEYGGVFKVTEGFLDQFGKERVRNTPIIEAGALGAAVGLALEGFKPVIEMQFADFISCGFNQIINNISKGQYRWMPPLNITIRAPHGAGVGAGPYHSQSPEGWFMQHPGLKIVVPSTVEDAQNLLYSALFDPNPVLFFEHKKLYRSIRNITPDRCTPEELGNAKIYRKGSDATIITYGMGVHWAQELAEDYTAKGLELEIVDLRCLAPLDFKTIKQSVSKTNRVLLLQEPSTTLGPMSELSSLISENCFKQLDAPVLRCSSLDIPVPFSPKLEKEYLADARLKEKLDELLAY, from the coding sequence ATGATCCGTCCTACAAAAGATATAACCAAAGAGTCAGCTCATTTACTTTACAAGCAATTATTGCTTCCACGGCGTATCGAAGAACGAATGCTGAACCTCCTGCGGCAAAATAAAATCAGCAAATGGTTTTCCGGTATGGGACAGGAAGCCATCTCTGTTGGCGCTACATACGCACTCGATGATAAGGATTATCTATTACCCATGCATCGGAACCTGGGACTTTTCACTACCCGGGGCGTAGACCTGTATAAATTATTCTGCCAATGGCTGGGAAAAGCCGATGGCTATACCGGCGGACGTGACCGTTCTTTTCATTTTGGAATACCCGAAAAACGTATAGTAGGCATGATATCACATTTAGCGGCCACTATGCCTGTTGCAGACGGATTGGCGCTCGCTTCAAAGTTACGTGATGATCGTTTTGTTGCCTGTAGTTTCTGTGGGGATGGAGCTACCAGCGAGGGAGAATTCCACGAAGCACTCAATTTAGCCGGTGTGTGGAAACTTCCGGTTATTTTTATAATAGAAAACAATGGCTATGGCCTTTCCACTCCTACCAGTGAGCAATATGCCTGTGAAGATTTGGTGGATCGGGCCCGGGGCTACGGTTTGGGTGGTATGAAGATAGACGGCAATAATATTTTTGAAGTTATTGAGGCAGTAACAAAAGCAAAAAAATATGCCTTGAACGGCCATCCGGTACTTATTGAAGCCAATACCTTTCGCATGCGGGGGCATGAGGAGGCTTCGGGCACTTTCTACGTGCCCGACGAAAAGTTTGAAAAATGGGCAGAAAAAGACCCCATCGATCGTTTCGAAGAATGGCTCAAATCAGAAGGATTAATTTCAGGAGAGGAGGAACTAGAAGCCATTCGGGAAGAAGTGAATCAACAATTTCTCCCTCATCTGGATAAGGCTCTTAAGGCCGAAGATCCTGTTTTTGACCGACAAAAAGAAGAGCAAAGACTATTTGCGCCCTCTGTTCTTCCCCAATACCCGAAAGCGGTTACATCTACTTCCGAAAAACGCTTTGTGGATGCCATACAATTTTCCCTGAAGCAAGCTTTTGATGAAGATGATCGCTTTCTCATTATGGGACAGGATATTGCAGAGTACGGAGGAGTTTTTAAGGTAACAGAAGGGTTTTTAGATCAATTTGGAAAGGAGCGGGTTCGAAACACCCCCATCATTGAAGCCGGAGCACTGGGCGCTGCAGTAGGACTGGCTTTGGAAGGATTCAAGCCGGTAATTGAGATGCAATTTGCTGATTTTATTTCCTGTGGATTTAATCAAATAATCAATAATATTTCAAAGGGTCAGTACCGCTGGATGCCTCCACTCAATATAACCATTCGTGCACCTCACGGCGCAGGAGTTGGCGCAGGTCCTTATCATTCCCAATCACCCGAAGGATGGTTTATGCAACATCCAGGACTTAAAATAGTGGTTCCCTCTACAGTAGAAGATGCCCAAAACCTGCTCTATAGCGCCCTATTTGATCCTAATCCGGTACTCTTTTTTGAACATAAAAAACTCTATCGGAGCATTCGAAATATTACTCCCGACCGATGTACACCTGAGGAACTAGGGAATGCAAAAATCTACCGGAAGGGATCCGATGCCACTATCATTACCTATGGGATGGGAGTCCATTGGGCACAAGAATTAGCAGAAGATTACACTGCCAAAGGATTGGAACTCGAAATTGTAGACCTTCGTTGCCTGGCTCCACTGGACTTTAAAACTATAAAGCAATCTGTCTCAAAAACGAACAGAGTATTGCTTCTACAGGAACCCTCCACTACACTGGGACCTATGAGCGAGCTCTCATCACTCATCTCCGAAAACTGTTTTAAACAGCTCGATGCCCCGGTTTTGCGCTGTTCTTCTCTGGATATACCCGTGCCATTCAGTCCGAAGTTAGAAAAGGAATATTTAGCGGATGCCCGTTTAAAGGAGAAGTTAGATGAGCTACTGGCCTATTAA